From a region of the Acidimicrobiales bacterium genome:
- a CDS encoding N-6 DNA methylase encodes MRPLLDELGFAGLAQARATSIDGKEYAISHEWGASVAVHLLGARVPIDRRSPRVPGAAKSSPHGLVQEFLNRSDAHLWAVVSNGHTLRLLRDNASLTRQAYVEFDLQAIFEGELYSDFACLWLSCHRTRFEGDPPATCLLERWSHHAATSGTRALDRLRDGVEAAIQSLGEGFLTHPANGDLRQRLTDGSLTTAEYQRQLLRVVYRLLFLLVAESRDLLLAPGTDEQTRARYREHYSVQRIARLARVRRGSTHDDLWAGLQVTISALWRDGEPALGLSALGSFLWSPASTAALSEARLDNAHLLEAVRRLTLTRDAEAKTDRTVDYRNLGAEELGSIYESLLELHAQVDVAARTFALGSAAGNERKTTGSYYTPTSLINELLDSALDPVLDEAASSADPEAAILGLSVLDPACGSGHFLIAAANRIAQRLASVRAGGIEPAPDQVRTALRDVVGRCLHGIDINPMAVELCKVSLWLEATEPGKPLSFLDHRIVCGNGLLGTTPRLLADGIPDEAFQALAGDDKTIVNALKKKNKKERAGQATLSLIDDSVASAADPVAAAIAAIDALPDSTAPQVTRKSELFAELEQSPEAARARLSADAWCAAFVAPKSSGEPPITSATVRDILDHTRPVSADVVERVRSLADEFGFLHPHLAFPDVISVPDDLDDATNSRTGWSGGFSVVLGNPPWDMVQLSEKEFFAGRQPEIAEAAGATRKRLVAKLEVEDPGLFHAYATELRHVDGLRHFLGKSGRFPLCGRGKINTYSVFAETMRDATGPAGRVGVIVPSGIATDDTTKFFFQDIVERRNLASLFDFENRNAIFPGVHRSYKFCLLTLAGDERPVDEAEFVFFALDTADLNDPERRFTLTPEDFALLNPNTRTCPIFRTRRDAEITKGIYRRVPVLVEEGPPEKNPWGVTFRQGLFNMTSDSHLFRTREQLEADGWTLRGNIFTKGDDRYLPLYEAKMVDFFDHRAADVVLSKTAAVRQGQPSPS; translated from the coding sequence TTGCGACCGCTGCTCGACGAGCTCGGATTCGCAGGCCTTGCTCAGGCCCGGGCAACCAGCATCGATGGCAAGGAATACGCGATCTCCCACGAGTGGGGTGCATCGGTTGCCGTACATCTCCTCGGGGCAAGAGTGCCCATCGACCGCCGATCGCCCCGCGTCCCGGGCGCCGCAAAGAGCTCGCCTCACGGCCTGGTTCAGGAATTCCTGAATCGCAGCGACGCTCACCTCTGGGCTGTCGTAAGCAACGGGCACACACTCAGGTTGTTGCGCGACAATGCCTCGCTAACTCGACAGGCGTACGTGGAGTTCGACCTACAGGCGATCTTCGAGGGCGAGCTCTACAGCGACTTCGCGTGCCTCTGGCTCTCGTGCCACCGCACACGGTTCGAAGGCGACCCGCCCGCGACATGCCTGCTCGAGCGATGGAGCCATCATGCTGCAACGTCAGGCACCCGCGCACTCGACCGCCTCCGCGACGGAGTCGAGGCCGCCATCCAAAGCCTGGGCGAAGGGTTTCTAACCCACCCTGCCAACGGTGACCTGCGGCAGCGTCTAACGGACGGCTCGCTCACCACGGCCGAATATCAGCGTCAGCTCCTCCGAGTGGTCTACAGGCTGTTGTTTCTTCTCGTGGCCGAGTCGCGCGACCTTCTTCTCGCCCCGGGAACCGACGAACAAACCCGAGCTCGATACCGAGAGCACTACTCGGTCCAACGGATTGCACGCCTAGCGCGGGTTCGTCGCGGATCGACTCACGACGACCTATGGGCCGGCCTTCAAGTCACGATCAGCGCACTGTGGCGCGACGGTGAACCGGCACTCGGACTCTCGGCGTTGGGAAGCTTCCTCTGGTCTCCCGCCAGCACGGCGGCACTCTCGGAGGCCCGCCTCGACAACGCCCATCTCCTCGAGGCGGTGAGGCGTCTCACCCTCACCCGCGACGCCGAAGCCAAGACCGACCGCACCGTGGACTACCGCAACCTCGGCGCCGAGGAACTTGGGTCGATATACGAGAGCCTGCTTGAGCTGCACGCCCAGGTCGACGTTGCGGCCCGCACCTTCGCCCTAGGGTCGGCTGCGGGCAACGAACGCAAGACCACCGGGAGTTATTACACGCCCACCAGCCTCATCAATGAGCTACTTGATTCGGCTCTGGACCCAGTACTCGATGAAGCAGCCAGTAGCGCCGACCCCGAGGCGGCCATCCTTGGCCTTTCGGTGCTCGACCCCGCGTGTGGATCGGGGCACTTCCTAATCGCGGCAGCAAACCGAATTGCCCAGCGCCTCGCCAGCGTTCGAGCAGGCGGCATCGAACCCGCACCTGACCAGGTCCGAACTGCATTGCGCGACGTCGTCGGCCGGTGCTTGCACGGTATCGATATCAACCCGATGGCCGTCGAGCTGTGCAAGGTCAGCCTGTGGCTCGAAGCGACCGAACCCGGAAAGCCCCTCAGCTTCCTCGACCACCGGATCGTGTGCGGCAACGGACTGCTCGGCACAACGCCACGGCTTCTCGCCGACGGCATACCCGATGAGGCCTTCCAGGCCCTCGCAGGTGACGACAAGACCATCGTCAATGCTCTGAAGAAGAAGAACAAGAAGGAACGGGCGGGCCAGGCGACTCTGAGTTTGATCGACGATTCGGTTGCTTCCGCTGCCGATCCTGTTGCTGCGGCAATTGCGGCCATCGATGCGCTTCCTGATTCCACTGCACCTCAGGTCACCCGAAAGTCAGAACTCTTCGCCGAGCTTGAGCAATCACCCGAGGCCGCGCGGGCGAGACTCTCTGCAGACGCTTGGTGCGCTGCGTTTGTCGCCCCGAAGTCTTCAGGTGAGCCGCCGATCACCTCGGCGACGGTTAGGGACATCCTCGATCACACCAGGCCGGTTTCCGCCGACGTAGTCGAACGGGTTCGGTCACTCGCCGACGAGTTCGGTTTCCTTCACCCCCATCTGGCCTTTCCCGACGTCATCTCTGTTCCCGACGATCTCGACGACGCGACCAACTCGCGCACGGGCTGGAGCGGCGGCTTCAGCGTGGTTCTCGGAAATCCGCCGTGGGACATGGTTCAACTCAGCGAAAAAGAGTTCTTCGCCGGACGCCAACCCGAGATAGCCGAAGCTGCCGGGGCTACCCGAAAGCGGCTGGTAGCGAAGCTGGAAGTTGAGGATCCGGGTCTCTTCCACGCGTACGCGACGGAACTGCGACACGTTGACGGCCTTCGCCACTTCTTGGGGAAGTCCGGACGTTTCCCGCTGTGTGGACGGGGAAAGATCAACACCTACTCGGTGTTCGCCGAGACGATGCGTGACGCCACAGGCCCCGCCGGACGCGTCGGCGTCATCGTGCCCTCGGGTATAGCCACCGACGACACCACCAAGTTCTTCTTCCAAGACATCGTCGAACGCCGGAACCTCGCCAGCCTTTTCGACTTCGAGAATCGCAATGCGATCTTCCCGGGGGTTCACCGCAGCTACAAGTTCTGCCTGCTGACGCTCGCAGGCGACGAGCGGCCGGTCGACGAAGCCGAGTTCGTCTTCTTCGCGCTCGACACCGCCGACCTCAACGACCCAGAGCGTCGCTTCACCCTCACACCCGAGGACTTTGCGCTCCTCAACCCCAACACCCGCACCTGCCCCATCTTCCGAACCCGCCGCGACGCCGAGATCACCAAGGGCATCTACCGCCGCGTCCCCGTGCTGGTAGAGGAAGGCCCACCCGAGAAGAACCCCTGGGGTGTCACGTTTAGGCAGGGGCTGTTCAACATGACCAGCGACTCGCACCTGTTCCGCACCCGCGAGCAGCTCGAAGCCGACGGCTGGACCCTCCGCGGCAACATCTTCACCAAAGGCGACGACCGCTACCTCCCGCTCTACGAAGCCAAGATGGTTGACTTCTTCGACCACCGTGCAGCGGACGTGGTGTTGAGCAAGACGGCCGCGGTGCGTCAAGGCCAGCCCTCCCCCTCATGA
- a CDS encoding AAA family ATPase, which produces MQAWAVKPGTLAFNGFSGQMMLNQLVKRTEDPADLASLLVECLTIPGSDEEATAKISALVDYVESIRVGAHPAPGHVPFLLSYFWGLADHDRWPVIWASAAAYVEYSTGDKLPTDPAVRYSKFLETVRELDAGNDEFESTAAWWQEVKPVFLDEVLCDRAAFNLDRDGSSSEQQTKNARVLVRIAAELGNELIDDVAAAVGRELSIGKPGVDWVKDHPRADMWVDWWTKDAPGLGMRVWVNERGAAVALRPMFKRQGWYDEITPIIAAARFEGCEVLGGSQSRIGRDVGFFGRSGEIVYGRWYDRDELADLDLRAAVTEVSAQLQPLFDDLLARALGEAATKHVDDDPLEPLVAQFLSEMNYPTPAHEEDHADRRRFAELLAPDALPLADIAELRRIWNTGRYGNPGQMPALNRSFRDASAAEYDRMIDALLYLCWGDDEDAERIDRMLTDEELRISGLGESVTMKLLAITQPDRSLPVYPYSGPKGKRRMLQRLGLEEPEGTRGQLQVASNAALYSRMEGFFPGDPLGMSEFLYWYLEHEDDADVEGDVDLLAELADELLVDRSFLADIVALLEDKGQIIFYGPPGTGKTYLARKLAEVLAPDPSRRALVQFHPSSSYEDFFEGYRPEADSTGEMTYRLTPGPLALMAEKAADAPGRRHLMIIDEINRANLPKVFGELLFLLEYRGESVRTLYRPEDAFELPKDLWFIGTMNTADRSIALVDAALRRRFHFIPFFPNQGPMKGLLERWIVDKSEPEWVWQLVAQVNDELEIALGGPHLQIGPSHFMKTGLTLDSMRRIWQYNIEPFIEDQFFGDRQQIEFFRFDAAHQRYRDLSGVQELEEMEAAAERAVGEQPTGGVGGTTAAESSIVE; this is translated from the coding sequence ATGCAGGCCTGGGCCGTCAAACCGGGAACGCTGGCGTTCAACGGGTTCAGCGGCCAGATGATGCTGAACCAGCTGGTCAAACGCACCGAGGACCCGGCCGACCTTGCTTCACTACTCGTGGAATGCCTCACGATTCCCGGGTCCGACGAAGAAGCAACGGCGAAGATCTCGGCACTTGTTGACTACGTCGAGAGCATCCGGGTCGGCGCGCATCCCGCACCCGGGCACGTCCCGTTCCTTCTGTCGTACTTCTGGGGACTCGCGGACCACGACCGATGGCCGGTTATATGGGCCAGTGCAGCGGCCTACGTCGAGTACTCGACGGGCGACAAGCTTCCAACCGACCCGGCTGTGCGCTACTCGAAGTTCCTGGAGACTGTTCGCGAACTCGATGCTGGCAACGACGAGTTCGAGTCAACTGCGGCGTGGTGGCAGGAGGTGAAGCCTGTCTTCCTTGACGAGGTCCTCTGCGATCGGGCTGCATTTAACCTCGATCGCGACGGCTCTTCGTCTGAGCAACAGACGAAGAACGCCCGCGTGCTGGTCCGCATCGCGGCGGAGCTTGGAAACGAGTTGATCGATGATGTGGCGGCCGCAGTCGGCCGGGAGCTGAGCATCGGAAAGCCAGGCGTTGACTGGGTCAAGGATCACCCACGTGCCGACATGTGGGTCGACTGGTGGACCAAGGACGCTCCAGGGCTCGGGATGAGGGTGTGGGTAAACGAGCGAGGTGCCGCTGTTGCTCTTCGTCCCATGTTCAAACGCCAGGGCTGGTACGACGAGATCACACCAATCATTGCCGCCGCCAGGTTCGAAGGCTGCGAGGTACTGGGTGGCTCACAGTCGCGGATCGGCAGAGACGTCGGCTTCTTCGGTCGGAGTGGTGAGATCGTCTACGGGCGGTGGTACGACCGCGATGAGCTTGCGGACCTGGATCTTCGGGCGGCAGTGACGGAGGTGTCGGCCCAGCTCCAACCGCTGTTCGACGACCTGCTCGCACGTGCCCTCGGCGAGGCCGCGACCAAGCATGTCGACGACGACCCTCTGGAGCCCTTGGTTGCGCAGTTCCTCTCGGAGATGAACTACCCGACGCCGGCCCATGAGGAAGACCATGCTGATCGGCGTCGATTTGCCGAGTTGCTTGCTCCGGACGCACTTCCCCTGGCCGACATCGCCGAGCTACGGCGGATCTGGAACACCGGCCGGTACGGAAACCCGGGCCAGATGCCCGCCCTCAACCGGTCATTTAGGGACGCGTCGGCCGCTGAGTACGACCGCATGATCGACGCACTGTTGTACCTGTGCTGGGGAGACGACGAAGACGCCGAGCGGATCGACCGCATGTTGACTGACGAAGAGCTACGCATCAGCGGGCTTGGCGAGTCGGTCACCATGAAGCTGCTCGCAATCACCCAGCCCGATCGGTCCCTGCCGGTGTACCCCTACAGCGGGCCGAAAGGGAAGCGGCGCATGCTCCAGCGGCTTGGGCTGGAAGAGCCCGAAGGGACTCGCGGGCAGCTCCAAGTTGCGTCCAATGCTGCTCTCTACAGTCGCATGGAGGGGTTCTTCCCGGGTGACCCACTCGGAATGTCGGAGTTCCTCTACTGGTACCTCGAACATGAGGACGACGCTGACGTCGAGGGCGATGTTGATCTTCTCGCCGAGCTTGCTGACGAGTTGTTGGTTGATCGCAGCTTCTTGGCTGACATCGTGGCGCTGCTCGAGGACAAGGGGCAGATCATCTTCTACGGCCCACCCGGTACGGGGAAGACCTATCTTGCCCGCAAGCTTGCCGAGGTGTTGGCGCCCGACCCCAGCCGAAGAGCACTCGTCCAATTCCATCCATCGAGTTCGTACGAGGACTTCTTCGAGGGCTACCGCCCCGAAGCCGACTCGACAGGCGAGATGACCTATCGACTCACACCAGGCCCGCTGGCCTTGATGGCGGAGAAGGCAGCCGACGCACCGGGTCGGCGGCACCTGATGATCATCGACGAGATCAACCGGGCCAACCTGCCCAAGGTGTTCGGTGAGCTGTTGTTCCTGCTGGAGTACCGAGGCGAGAGTGTCCGGACGCTCTATCGCCCCGAGGATGCCTTTGAGCTTCCAAAGGACCTCTGGTTCATCGGGACCATGAACACCGCCGACCGTTCGATAGCACTTGTTGATGCTGCGCTGCGGCGTCGGTTCCATTTCATCCCCTTCTTCCCGAATCAGGGTCCGATGAAGGGGCTGCTCGAGCGGTGGATTGTGGACAAGAGTGAGCCGGAGTGGGTCTGGCAACTGGTCGCACAAGTGAACGACGAACTCGAGATCGCGCTCGGAGGGCCACACCTTCAGATCGGTCCGAGCCACTTCATGAAGACCGGTCTGACTCTCGACTCCATGCGGAGGATTTGGCAGTACAACATCGAACCGTTCATCGAGGACCAGTTCTTCGGTGACCGCCAGCAGATCGAGTTCTTCAGGTTCGATGCCGCTCACCAGCGATATCGCGATCTGTCGGGTGTGCAGGAACTCGAAGAGATGGAGGCTGCCGCCGAACGCGCCGTGGGTGAGCAGCCGACGGGTGGGGTTGGCGGGACGACCGCCGCCGAATCGTCGATAGTCGAGTGA